A genomic segment from Aspergillus chevalieri M1 DNA, chromosome 7, nearly complete sequence encodes:
- a CDS encoding uncharacterized protein (COG:S;~EggNog:ENOG410PU5A): MLRTMSLKRKASFSTFPTPDMTPVVEGPSVTMDDAPHLNSRTRKRFRNGRPEEKIVYENTLRWLYSAQQRQESTTINTSTEDENENTDSEPLPTPETIDPRQQTLHRFFKSAPSSATSSSRATRQSAGPIQMNNGFLQPYSHNMNSPGLSMGSDDNRSPSSRFMVADMDMDVDMDSGSDQSLGSKGDAGVFKWM, translated from the exons ATGCTTCGAACCATGTCCCTCAAACGCAAAGCATCGTTCTCTACATTTCCCACTCCTGATATGACGCCGGTTGTCGAAGGACCGTCAGTGACAATGGACGACGCACCGCATCTGAACAGCCGGACACGAAAGCGCTTTAGGAATGGCCGTCCGGAAGAGAAGATAGTATATG AAAACACTCTCCGATGGCTCTACTCAGCCCAGCAGCGACAAGAGTCCACCACTATAAATACAAGCACAGAAGACGAGAACGAGAATACAGACTCAGAACCGCTACCGACACCGGAAACGATTGATCCCCGACAACAAACACTACACAGATTCTTTAAATCTGCTCCATCATCTGCCACTTCCTCGTCGCGCGCGACCCGACAATCGGCTGGCCCGATACAGATGAACAATGGATTCTTACAACCATACTCTCATAATATGAACTCGCCGGGTCTGTCAATGGGAAGCGATGATAATCGCAGCCCGAGTTCGAGGTTTATGGTGGCcgatatggatatggatgttgaTATGGATTCTGGGAGCGATCAGTCTCTTGGGTCCAAGGGAGACGCTGGGGTTTTTAAATGGATGTAG
- the phzA gene encoding putative serine/threonine protein phosphatase (COG:T;~EggNog:ENOG410PFNB;~InterPro:IPR029052,IPR011159,IPR031675,IPR006186, IPR004843;~PFAM:PF00149,PF16891;~go_function: GO:0004724 - magnesium-dependent protein serine/threonine phosphatase activity [Evidence IEA];~go_function: GO:0016787 - hydrolase activity [Evidence IEA]): MGQSHSKGGSSSGDQLQSLPSFTRSDTQESRRSFRGSIRSKIRSSDSPRASLTGLSRTDSQTDKSDTGSVRSSKSAKSTGSRRDSNPQSPGSEDAGAQSDVPDPPPSPSMSNSLKKGHKDVNEMQASGEVDHVSDVPPTGGVPEKEKPKVIESILIKRDNQLNPILDFIMNAPLETSGSPGMGMGALKSIDLDDMISRLLDAGYSTKVTKTVCLKNAEITAICSAARELFLSQPALLELSAPVKIVGDVHGQYTDLIRLFEMCGFPPTSNYLFLGDYVDRGKQSLETILLLLCYKLKYPENFFLLRGNHECANVTRVYGFYDECKRRCNIKVWKTFIDTFNCLPIAAIVAGKIFCVHGGLSPSLSHMDDIRGIARPTDVPDYGLLNDLLWSDPADMEEDWEPNERGVSYCFGKQVIMNFLQRHDFDLVCRAHMVVEDGYEFYQDRILVTVFSAPNYCGEFDNWGAIMSVSGELLCSFELLKPLDSAALKNHIKKGRNKRNSILSSPPAPVSAQSY; the protein is encoded by the exons ATGGGTCAATCACATTCCAAGGGCGGCTCTAGCTCCGGCGACCAATTGCAGTCGCTCCCTTCCTTCACTCGTTCAGACACCCAAGAGTCTCGTCGCTCTTTTCGCGGCTCGATCCGATCTAAGATCAGGAGCAGCGACAGTCCCCGCGCGTCTCTCACGGGGTTGTCTCGGACGGATAGTCAGACGGATAAGTCGGACACAGGGTCAGTGAGATCGTCGAAGTCAGCAAAGTCGACTGGAAGTCGACGCGATTCCAACCCCCAGAGCCCGGGATCGGAGGATGCTGGTGCCCAGTCCGATGTCCCCGACCCCCCGCCGTCACCTTCGATGTCCAACAGCCTGAAAAAGGGCCACAAGGATGTGAATGAGATGCAGGCAAGTGGGGAGGTCGATCATGTTTCAGATGTACCACCGACCGGTGGCGTcccggagaaggagaaaccCAAGGTTATTGAATCGATTCTTATCAAGCGGGATAATCAGCTCAATCCCATTTTGGATTTCATAATGAACGCTCCCCTGGAGACCAGCGGGTCGCCTGGAATGGGAATGGGAGCTCTGAAGTCCATCGACCTGGACGACATGATCTCACGCCTGCTGGATGCTGGCTACTCGACCAAGGTCACCAAAACCGTCTGCTTGAAAAACGCAGAGATTACTGCCATTTGTAGCGCGGCTCGAGAGTTATTCCTTTCGCAGCCGGCACTGCTGGAGCTGTCGGCTCCGGTCAAGATCGTTGGTGATGTTCATGGTCAATACACCGATCTCATCCGACTGTTTGAGATGTGCGGCTTCCCTCCGACTTCGAACTATCTCTTCCTTGGTGACTATGTCGACCGTGGGAAGCAGAGCTTGGAAACCATCTTGTTGCTTCTGTGCTATAAGCTCAAATACCCGGAGAACTTCTTCCTTTTGCGAGGCAACCACGAGTGCGCCAACGTCACCCGTGTGTACGGGTTCTATGATGAGTGTAAGCGCCGTTGCAACATCAAGGTCTGGAAGACCTTCATCGACACCTTTAATTGCCTCCCCATTGCTGCCATCGTTGCTGGGAAGATCTTCTGTGTTCACGGCGGTCTGTCCCCAAGTCTGTCGCACATGGACGATATTCGAGGAATTGCTCGACCCACTGACGTCCCTGATTATGGATTGCTCAATGACCTTCTCTGGAGTGATCCGGCTGATATGGAGGAAGATTGGGAGCCCAACGAGCGTGGTGTTAGTTATTGTTTCGGCAAGCAGGTCATTATGAATTTCTTGCAGCGTCACGATTTCGACCTGGTTTGCCGTGCCCACATGGTTGTCGAGGACGGTTATGAATTCTACCAGGATCGGATCCTGGTCACGGTTTTCTCTGCTCCTAAT TACTGCGGTGAATTCGACAACTGGGGTGCAATCATGTCGGTTTCCGGCGAGCTGCTCTGTAGCTTCGAACTCTTGAAACCCTTGGATTCGGCTGCCTTGAAGAATCATATCAAGAAGGGCCGGAACAAGCGGAACAGCATCTTGAGTAGTCCT CCTGCGCCTGTATCAGCCCAAAGTTACTAA
- a CDS encoding LSM domain-containing protein (COG:S;~EggNog:ENOG410PS56;~InterPro:IPR034110,IPR010920,IPR001163;~PFAM:PF01423;~go_component: GO:0031417 - NatC complex [Evidence IEA]) gives MDTQQAVQYLDSLIGQTLRVHTTDTRLFVGTFKCTDAARNVILATTHEYRYPSPSVVKEVASGANDPEKRSSGTANSQNVRANMTSRLIGLVVIPGQHITRIELEETPEQVNVREALQKS, from the exons ATGGATACGCAGCAAGCCGTTCAATATCTGGACTCGTTGATCGGTCAGACGTTGCGGGTGCATACGACGGATACGCGCCTATTCGTGGGCACGTTCAAGTGCACAGATGCG GCCCGCAATGTCATCCTCGCGACTACCCACGAATACCGCTACCCCTCCCCATCCGTCGTTAAAGAGGTCGCTTCCGGCGCGAATGACCCAGAAAAGAGAAGCAGTGGGACAGCCAATTCGCAGAACGTTAGAGCAAATATGACCAGTCGACTGATCGGACTGGTGGTGATACCCGGGCAACATATCACGCGGATCGAACTGGAAGAGACACCCGAGCAGGTCAACGTACGAGAGGCATTACAGAAGTCATAG